CGGCCCACCGTGCCTAAAAGCACCTGCTGGCCGCCGACAACGTCCTGCCCCAGCGCCCACACGATCGCTCCGCCCAGTCCTTTGGTCTCGATGTATGCGCACTTAAGTGCCACTGAGGTGGTGTCGTCAAAGCTCAGGAGCATCGTACCACTGGGATTGGTGAGGTAAGGCACTTGCGCTGCCTCATCCCAGTGGCGGATCCAGCCTCCCAGGGCAAGGGCAACCACGCCGCTGTACCAGACCTCGCCGCCGCCGGTGCTGGGAGAGTACAGGCTGGTGGCATTGAACAGCCGTCCATAGAAGGGGACGCCGATGAGCAGCTTCTCCTTGGGCAGCCCAACCGAAAGGAGGAAGGTCACCGCCTCATGTACCGAGCCACACCGGTCTCCGCCAGAGGCGTAGAGCGGCGCATTGTGCCCAGCGTGGGTAGTCCAGCTGCCGTGAAAGTCGTAGGTCATGCATCCCAGCCAGTCCAGGTGCGGGGCGAGGGCGAGGTAGTCGTACTGGCCCACCGTCCACGACCCCGCAGGCACCGCCATGGAGAGTAGCCTGGAGGGGGCCATGCCGGCGAGAGCCTGGCGCAGCTCCCTGACCAGCGCCGTCAAGTTGCCGCGATCCGAAGATGCCGGGTACTCCCAGTCGAGGTCCACGCCGTCGTAGCTGTACGTCTGGCACATGTCG
The genomic region above belongs to Calditrichota bacterium and contains:
- a CDS encoding T9SS type A sorting domain-containing protein: MGIAFVSSSLAGTRIVVGYYPSWVQQSFPPAAIDFARVTHVAHAFAWPQADGSIASYPDFDPTGLVAAVHGAGKKALLSLGGWGQSDGFSPMAADPARRARFIRAVTDMCQTYSYDGVDLDWEYPASSDRGNLTALVRELRQALAGMAPSRLLSMAVPAGSWTVGQYDYLALAPHLDWLGCMTYDFHGSWTTHAGHNAPLYASGGDRCGSVHEAVTFLLSVGLPKEKLLIGVPFYGRLFNATSLYSPSTGGGEVWYSGVVALALGGWIRHWDEAAQVPYLTNPSGTMLLSFDDTTSVALKCAYIETKGLGGAIVWALGQDVVGGQQVLLGTVGRRLLTPAAVAQKVGRPAEPFLHCYPDPCNASLTVLYRLPQVGPAQLQLYDITGRMVWECEFAPYADREERVPVDVSGLPSGTYVCRLQTASTALTRKVVIVR